In a single window of the Campylobacter hyointestinalis subsp. lawsonii genome:
- a CDS encoding heavy metal translocating P-type ATPase has product MATIKIQITGMTCVNCANAIEKNVLKIQGVTSSKVSFADCCGVFEVQNDEDINKIKDKIKKLGFGVVNNYDELEAAQNKNAINLKNRLIISAILSVIIMVFEMNSYETLYKSLALFILTSIVIFYCGFDFFKHAMKSIKNLNYDMNVLITLGVSAAYIYSIFAFCFSNLMPEAMKYLYFSSCSMIITFVLLGKFLEERSKKSARNYIKALMDLSPKSALVLQKDGTTAPILVNDLKLGDIVVVKSGYTLPCDGVIVNGGAEIDASMLSGESMPVFKSVGDTVNAGTLNTNGYINIKVTKLSGDSLISVILDLLLEASSKKMPIARLADKVANIFVPLVVFIALGTFALWSLCGEPFNGILAAVSVLIISCPCALGLATPIAIVVGISQSAKNGIIIKNPQILEILGDAKYAVFDKTGTLTKGQISVVSSNLDDESLKIVANAANLSEHLVSKAISEFAKEYIDKNITYAYENIPGMGISAEHSEILIGNEKLLNSFNVFLDSEQKESIQKVLDSGLGVVLVALGFKYRGFIAISDTLKDDALQAISAVKSFGVTPIMLTGDNEKIAKIVAKELGIDEVIAGVLPSKKFEVIENLKKEGIVIFIGDGINDALALKSADIGIAMSSGSDIAKDVGDIVLIKNDLLSVAYSIYLAKRNMKTIKQNLVWAFVYNIVCIPVAAGVLYPVFGLLLNPMYAALAMSISSFSVVLNSLRLKFVKNVFEH; this is encoded by the coding sequence TTGGCGACTATTAAAATACAAATAACAGGAATGACCTGCGTTAATTGTGCAAACGCTATAGAAAAAAATGTCTTAAAAATACAAGGGGTGACTAGTTCAAAAGTTAGTTTTGCTGATTGCTGTGGCGTTTTTGAAGTACAAAATGATGAAGATATAAACAAGATAAAAGATAAAATAAAAAAGCTCGGTTTTGGCGTGGTAAATAACTATGACGAGCTAGAAGCTGCTCAAAACAAAAATGCTATAAATTTAAAAAACAGACTTATCATCTCTGCTATTTTAAGTGTCATCATAATGGTTTTTGAGATGAATTCTTACGAGACTTTATATAAATCATTAGCGCTTTTTATCTTAACTAGTATCGTTATATTTTACTGCGGATTTGACTTTTTCAAGCATGCTATGAAGTCTATAAAAAATTTAAATTATGATATGAATGTTTTGATCACACTTGGTGTAAGCGCTGCTTATATCTACTCTATTTTTGCGTTTTGCTTTTCAAATTTAATGCCTGAAGCGATGAAATATCTGTATTTTAGTAGCTGTTCTATGATAATCACGTTCGTACTTTTAGGTAAATTTTTAGAAGAAAGATCAAAAAAAAGTGCAAGAAACTATATAAAAGCACTTATGGATCTAAGCCCAAAATCTGCTTTGGTACTTCAAAAAGACGGCACTACTGCTCCTATTTTAGTTAATGATTTAAAATTAGGCGATATCGTAGTTGTAAAAAGTGGCTACACACTGCCTTGTGATGGAGTTATTGTAAATGGTGGAGCTGAGATAGATGCGTCTATGCTAAGTGGTGAAAGTATGCCGGTGTTTAAAAGCGTAGGTGATACCGTAAATGCCGGCACCTTAAATACAAATGGCTACATAAATATCAAAGTTACGAAGCTTAGCGGGGATTCGCTAATCTCTGTTATTTTAGATCTTCTTTTAGAAGCAAGCAGTAAAAAAATGCCTATAGCAAGGTTAGCCGATAAAGTAGCAAATATTTTCGTGCCTTTAGTAGTGTTCATAGCTCTTGGAACTTTTGCCTTGTGGAGTTTATGCGGTGAGCCTTTTAATGGTATTTTGGCTGCAGTTAGTGTTTTGATTATCTCTTGCCCTTGTGCTTTAGGTCTTGCTACGCCTATAGCTATCGTAGTTGGAATTTCTCAAAGTGCAAAAAATGGTATCATTATCAAAAATCCGCAAATTTTAGAGATCTTAGGAGATGCAAAATACGCTGTTTTTGACAAAACTGGCACTCTTACTAAAGGTCAAATTTCAGTCGTAAGCTCGAATTTAGATGATGAAAGTCTAAAAATAGTCGCAAACGCCGCAAATTTAAGCGAACATCTAGTATCAAAGGCTATTAGCGAATTTGCCAAAGAGTATATAGATAAAAATATTACTTACGCTTATGAAAATATCCCTGGAATGGGCATCAGCGCAGAACATTCAGAGATTCTTATAGGCAATGAAAAGCTATTAAATTCGTTTAATGTATTTTTAGATAGCGAACAAAAAGAGAGCATTCAAAAAGTTTTAGATAGCGGACTTGGAGTTGTGCTTGTCGCTCTTGGCTTTAAATACAGAGGTTTTATCGCTATAAGTGATACTTTAAAAGATGATGCTTTACAAGCAATCAGTGCGGTTAAGAGTTTTGGTGTAACGCCTATCATGCTTACAGGAGACAATGAAAAGATCGCGAAGATAGTCGCAAAAGAGCTGGGTATTGATGAGGTTATAGCAGGCGTTTTACCGAGCAAAAAATTTGAAGTTATAGAGAATTTAAAAAAAGAAGGCATTGTCATCTTTATAGGTGATGGTATAAATGACGCTCTTGCTTTAAAATCAGCCGATATAGGCATAGCAATGAGTAGTGGTAGCGATATAGCAAAAGACGTAGGCGACATAGTTCTTATCAAAAATGATCTTTTAAGTGTTGCTTATAGTATTTATTTGGCAAAACGCAATATGAAAACTATCAAACAAAATTTAGTTTGGGCGTTTGTATATAACATTGTCTGCATACCGGTTGCTGCTGGAGTTTTATATCCTGTTTTTGGACTTCTTTTAAATCCGATGTATGCGGCTTTAGCGATGAGTATAAGCTCATTTAGCGTCGTTTTAAACTCTTTAAGACTAAAATTTGTTAAAAATGTTTTTGAGCATTGA
- the lgt gene encoding prolipoprotein diacylglyceryl transferase, whose translation MSDLNSWNLIYSKIDPVAFKLFGLSVHWYGIMYVLALVVALLMAKYFAKKDSLGISNSLLDNYFFWVEIGVILGARLGYILIYDPNTSYYLLHPWQIFNPFVNGEFVGIRGMSYHGAVVGFILATLMFCKRYKQNLWMLLDLVALSVPLGYFFGRIGNFLNQELFGRVTNEPWAIMVAGTLRHPSQLYEAVLEGLVLFVILFIYRKYKKFDGELIAMYAMLYTLARFLCEFFREPDFGIGFVAFGMSMGQILSICMFAFGFIVYINLNKKRLKK comes from the coding sequence TTGAGTGATTTAAATTCTTGGAATCTAATCTATAGCAAAATAGATCCAGTAGCTTTTAAGCTTTTTGGTCTTAGTGTGCATTGGTATGGTATAATGTATGTTTTGGCTCTTGTTGTCGCTCTTTTAATGGCGAAGTATTTTGCTAAAAAAGATAGTCTTGGTATCTCAAACTCACTTCTTGATAATTACTTTTTTTGGGTGGAGATCGGCGTGATCTTGGGTGCAAGACTTGGCTATATACTTATATATGATCCAAATACTAGCTATTATCTTCTTCATCCTTGGCAAATTTTTAACCCTTTTGTAAATGGTGAGTTTGTCGGGATTCGTGGTATGAGTTATCACGGAGCTGTTGTAGGATTTATACTTGCTACTTTAATGTTTTGTAAAAGATATAAGCAAAATTTATGGATGCTTTTAGACCTTGTGGCGCTATCTGTTCCTCTTGGCTACTTTTTTGGACGTATCGGAAACTTTTTAAATCAAGAGTTGTTTGGTAGGGTTACTAATGAGCCTTGGGCTATTATGGTAGCAGGCACTCTTCGTCATCCTAGTCAGCTTTATGAAGCTGTTTTGGAAGGATTGGTGCTTTTTGTTATACTATTCATCTATAGAAAATATAAGAAATTTGATGGCGAACTGATAGCTATGTATGCTATGCTCTATACTTTAGCTAGATTTTTATGTGAGTTTTTTAGAGAGCCAGATTTTGGTATAGGATTTGTAGCTTTTGGTATGAGTATGGGGCAAATTCTATCGATTTGTATGTTTGCTTTTGGCTTTATAGTTTATATAAATTTAAATAAAAAGAGACTAAAAAAATAG